In Vicia villosa cultivar HV-30 ecotype Madison, WI unplaced genomic scaffold, Vvil1.0 ctg.002782F_1_1, whole genome shotgun sequence, one DNA window encodes the following:
- the LOC131639795 gene encoding uncharacterized protein LOC131639795 has protein sequence MANAINLSNIITLKPFKEDDIDDVLLWLSDDRVVENTRLEICNSREEALNFIENKWIYPSYQSICLNGHSIGIFWVLPYNDEKHKACLGYAIGFNYWGQGIVTKGLKILLSKVFQEFHGLVRLEAYTVVENKASQRVLEKVGFHREGLLRKFFYHKGNVEDLYIFSFLSTDEISDAVA, from the coding sequence ATGGCCAATGCAATAAATCTCTCAAACATCATCACTCTCAAGCCATTCAAAGAAGATGACATTGATGATGTATTATTATGGTTAAGTGATGATAGAGTCGTTGAAAATACTCGATTAGAGATATGTAATTCAAGAGAAGAAGCTTTGAATTTCATAGAAAACAAATGGATTTACCCATCATACCAATCAATATGTCTTAATGGCCACTCCATTGGAATTTTTTGGGTTCTTCCTTATAATGATGAGAAGCATAAAGCATGTTTGGGTTATGCTATTGGGTTCAACTATTGGGGTCAAGGTATAGTCACAAAAGGGTTGAAGATTCTTTTGTCAAAAGTGTTTCAGGAGTTTCATGGGTTGGTAAGGTTGGAGGCTTATACTGTTGTGGAGAATAAGGCTTCTCAAAGGGTGTTGGAAAAAGTTGGGTTCCATAGAGAAGGATTGCTTAGAAAGTTTTTTTACCATAAAGGTAATGTTGaggatttatatatttttagttttttgtcTACTGATGAAATTTCTGATGCTGTTGCTTGA